The Pseudodesulfovibrio sp. zrk46 genome contains a region encoding:
- a CDS encoding acyl-CoA dehydrogenase family protein, translated as MYTLRTLPGDDVRQIMWRFADRFDLQMSVQSARSIARSTVAKLVAEGARNTHEWTEQKDELLTAFDQSGLTAIFMDPHQGGFIEGPKNLALALVSYELAWVDAGAATSALASCLALAPIHEKGTTEQRDEYMSKCVPPQPGEDRKIWRGAFALTEPLPYVGVDTGVLCGKATVADWNDGEEPMLQIDKRGRFITGMDFANFVTAAVESNDERIKGTFMVILEEDDEGIFDRGAPTLKMVHQLSSTRDPILNLKVPASRIIGGYDVVDGVIVPKYNHSEIIGSVFHRTRIPVGLMSSAKLISAIEPVIRYHRNRFRGGDACKEGSPRFDKGIQSNEDSLQRLIDVWASGEAGCSLAFAASRLADQFDPIEKAKEVEFEAQGVTSPRKQMMALKKMKDEVYEFIDLEYTPEAERDQARYEELKNNTFVSYAYMEALAGILNPGVKLWNTGEGANMMREAVSLVGGYGITEDCPGFLMQKWTDIQLEATYEGPEAVQRRHLTMTMTSDVFGRIMENWIKQMKVAGKDVPGLGGYALASAMELWQWTMNHLQSAKDDNGKKLYHNKRQGVTFAMADALGWLLGPYFLATDVMELIEKGPMSPTLAEGLEDLTSFYKDICHVQAARAAGEVARICTELVYGFNTCQGEDNNGVQILAEPSVEEPCCMVNKEFTELKAKLDICMSGARMAKDRAGNALSGVMIPEALDYPIG; from the coding sequence ATGTATACATTACGCACTCTTCCGGGAGATGACGTCCGCCAGATCATGTGGCGGTTCGCTGATCGCTTCGATCTCCAGATGTCCGTACAGTCCGCACGTTCCATCGCTCGCAGCACCGTGGCCAAGCTCGTGGCCGAAGGCGCACGCAATACCCACGAATGGACTGAGCAGAAAGACGAGCTCCTGACCGCGTTCGACCAGTCCGGTCTGACCGCCATTTTCATGGACCCCCATCAGGGTGGCTTCATCGAAGGTCCCAAGAACCTGGCCCTGGCCCTCGTTTCCTACGAGCTGGCATGGGTTGATGCCGGTGCAGCAACTTCCGCGCTGGCTTCCTGCCTCGCTCTGGCTCCCATCCACGAGAAGGGTACTACTGAGCAGCGCGACGAATATATGTCCAAATGTGTTCCGCCCCAGCCGGGCGAGGACCGCAAAATCTGGCGCGGCGCATTCGCGCTGACCGAGCCGCTTCCCTACGTTGGTGTGGACACCGGCGTGCTCTGCGGCAAGGCCACCGTGGCTGACTGGAACGACGGCGAAGAGCCCATGCTCCAGATCGACAAGCGCGGCCGTTTCATCACCGGCATGGACTTCGCCAACTTCGTGACCGCAGCTGTCGAGTCCAATGACGAGCGCATCAAGGGCACCTTCATGGTCATTCTTGAAGAGGACGATGAAGGCATCTTCGACCGTGGCGCGCCCACCCTGAAGATGGTTCACCAGCTTTCTTCCACCCGTGACCCCATCCTGAACCTCAAGGTTCCCGCCTCCCGTATCATCGGTGGCTACGACGTGGTCGACGGCGTGATCGTTCCCAAATACAACCACTCCGAGATCATCGGTTCGGTTTTCCACCGCACCCGTATCCCGGTCGGTCTCATGTCTTCTGCCAAGCTGATTTCCGCCATTGAGCCGGTCATCCGCTACCATCGCAATCGTTTCCGTGGCGGTGACGCTTGTAAGGAAGGTTCCCCCCGTTTCGACAAGGGTATCCAGTCCAACGAAGATTCCCTGCAGCGTCTCATCGACGTCTGGGCATCCGGTGAAGCTGGTTGTTCCCTCGCTTTTGCCGCTTCCCGTCTGGCCGACCAGTTCGACCCCATCGAGAAGGCCAAGGAAGTCGAGTTCGAGGCTCAGGGTGTTACCTCTCCGCGCAAGCAGATGATGGCCCTCAAGAAGATGAAAGACGAAGTCTACGAATTCATCGATCTTGAATACACCCCGGAAGCAGAGCGCGATCAGGCTCGCTACGAGGAACTCAAGAACAATACCTTTGTTTCTTACGCATACATGGAAGCCTTGGCCGGTATCCTGAACCCCGGCGTCAAGCTGTGGAACACCGGTGAAGGCGCCAACATGATGCGCGAAGCCGTCTCTCTTGTTGGCGGTTATGGTATCACCGAGGATTGCCCCGGTTTCCTGATGCAGAAGTGGACCGACATTCAGCTCGAAGCCACCTACGAAGGCCCCGAGGCTGTGCAGCGTCGTCACCTGACCATGACCATGACCAGTGACGTTTTCGGTCGCATCATGGAGAACTGGATCAAGCAGATGAAGGTCGCAGGTAAGGACGTGCCGGGCCTGGGCGGTTACGCTCTCGCCTCCGCCATGGAACTCTGGCAGTGGACCATGAACCACCTGCAGAGCGCCAAGGATGATAACGGCAAGAAGCTGTACCACAACAAGCGTCAGGGCGTGACTTTTGCCATGGCCGATGCGCTTGGCTGGCTCCTCGGACCCTACTTCCTGGCCACTGACGTCATGGAGCTCATCGAGAAGGGCCCCATGTCTCCGACTCTGGCCGAAGGTCTCGAAGACCTGACTTCCTTCTATAAGGACATCTGCCACGTGCAGGCAGCCCGCGCCGCTGGCGAAGTGGCTCGCATCTGCACCGAACTGGTCTACGGTTTCAACACCTGTCAGGGTGAGGATAACAACGGCGTCCAGATTCTGGCCGAGCCTTCTGTGGAAGAGCCGTGCTGCATGGTCAACAAGGAGTTCACCGAACTCAAGGCCAAGCTCGACATCTGCATGTCCGGTGCCCGCATGGCCAAGGACAGAGCAGGTAACGCTCTTTCCGGCGTGATGATCCCGGAAGCGCTGGATTATCCCATCGGCTAA
- a CDS encoding class I adenylate cyclase yields MSDPEYTITQLAAELRSYSPDAVSSEPAGLKPLVQGFLNFLEKTPPEETRQAAPKADTVLSLNRILQKSQDPSTIKSCLRAMLRAGRFGRILSARFVHGKSIPMRKLAAILTSLPARDRLALSHEMLLDKSIQRDKQTREWLEGLINSLAAVQPEELTPFVAELGRCGETLAFPAKQVIISGLFGEWLSTTLKTGTSGDAMEDLCYMVWALDDPEHAHTLAVSISVGFITATPLALRTVGHLAEAGTKPVLDMFLKVLKTSDKSLAGPCLDGIIAQYSPASGKLLATLRLKMPSLAKAANTRVPLLGEKAHISYLSSLPKDKREKAEADAFSALLAIAPDFVESLTRTGVAPTAEPPPEPTNGNGNGAINTGTSCHKPGFLTRILGRAPKTLEKVLPKARNVRDMELICSKVADTEIDGREFIGLNLSGSSFSDVKFVRAKLANSKLVNSMFSGGEHIGGTFNNNDFSGTDFSDVVFSKCSFNDCDFTGAAFSNCKFHECRFRGCTLSGAAFISGTMIKVGFSVSVLSGVTFFEIHVTSSRFDEVEFTNASFESAEFQGVEFSDSVLLGASLTRTTFHAVDMPGSTVHNCRILHSDLPHSLFLTNRVRQFSTQASKAESEPLPDPNIAPPGAAGKVLRAWAREMTFFRREERMQAYNRARLSRAINAFELNQQIYIRILPYLLGTDVFENKFDIQGVPSCSVWGYTPGLTTLELASQYFPEHKPNRAKATVNIVAVYAMGSLGSVAQTAKSDIDAWVCYDGDLTMQEEAGLKRKLDALGLWAESEFGMEAHFFPMRMDDVRANIFSSGDEESSGSAQALLLKEEFYRTALRIAGKHIAWWVTPAGTDKATYDKYMQAARRYPLTGRPRLEDFGHLAPVPADEYFGGSLWQMVKAVHSPFKSVLKLGLLETYADPKTSPIPLCDRIKHNLFMRRRGVKRTDPYATLFSTLRGYYAKRGDKKAAGLLTESFKFKANLCDIPFFMNLPARPEDASLIEALFGKAYTDPDKICSADTPWTFDKSLRMGSAVREYMVNTYQRIQGALRQNGSTDALINAEDLTRMGRRIGANFSKKPNKIMRVPFMDTKGDGFPILHLSAQKAPGKKPIWIARGGSRSEAKKSADSLQLLHRSGDAVIMLTWLLANRIYNPRSLLQADRTIAPLSVADLQKLMPAMYEFFPFDETFERDINEGLDAERVTRVFMIFNLITATEAKKIETVSCVYTTNWGEMFCKTFRNPGKEFEEFPSKYLAKHLDQPVIDAPQMLLFIPKGSQCKRINLI; encoded by the coding sequence ATGAGCGACCCTGAGTACACAATTACACAATTGGCGGCCGAGCTCCGCTCCTATTCTCCCGACGCGGTTTCATCCGAACCCGCCGGGCTCAAGCCGCTTGTGCAAGGGTTCTTGAATTTCCTTGAGAAAACCCCACCGGAAGAAACCCGGCAGGCCGCTCCCAAAGCTGACACCGTCCTTTCCCTGAACAGAATCCTCCAGAAGAGCCAGGATCCGTCCACCATCAAATCATGCCTGAGGGCCATGCTGCGAGCAGGTCGATTCGGCCGCATCCTCAGCGCCCGGTTCGTACACGGCAAGTCCATCCCCATGCGTAAGCTGGCCGCCATCCTGACCTCACTTCCGGCACGGGACCGCCTTGCCCTGAGCCATGAAATGCTGCTGGACAAAAGCATCCAGCGTGACAAGCAGACCCGGGAATGGCTGGAAGGGCTGATCAACTCCCTCGCTGCCGTGCAACCAGAGGAACTGACGCCCTTTGTTGCCGAACTGGGCCGATGCGGTGAAACGCTGGCATTTCCTGCCAAGCAGGTCATCATCAGCGGGCTGTTCGGCGAATGGCTGTCCACCACTCTGAAAACCGGCACCAGCGGCGATGCCATGGAAGACCTTTGCTACATGGTCTGGGCGTTGGACGATCCCGAGCATGCGCACACCCTGGCGGTATCCATCAGCGTGGGATTCATCACCGCAACACCGCTTGCCCTGCGCACCGTCGGCCACCTTGCCGAAGCCGGCACAAAGCCGGTACTCGACATGTTTCTCAAGGTGCTCAAGACCTCAGACAAATCACTGGCCGGCCCCTGCCTGGATGGCATCATCGCCCAGTACTCCCCGGCCTCCGGCAAGCTGTTGGCCACCCTGCGCCTGAAGATGCCCTCGCTGGCCAAAGCGGCCAATACGCGTGTCCCGCTTCTTGGCGAGAAGGCTCACATCTCCTACCTTTCCTCACTACCGAAAGACAAACGAGAAAAGGCTGAGGCCGATGCCTTCTCCGCCCTTCTCGCCATTGCGCCCGACTTCGTTGAGAGCCTCACGCGCACGGGCGTGGCCCCGACCGCTGAACCCCCTCCAGAACCCACCAATGGAAACGGCAACGGCGCGATAAATACAGGCACCAGTTGCCACAAACCGGGCTTCCTCACTCGCATCCTGGGCCGTGCGCCAAAGACATTGGAAAAGGTCCTGCCCAAGGCCCGCAATGTTCGCGACATGGAGCTCATCTGTTCCAAGGTAGCGGATACGGAGATTGACGGACGGGAGTTCATCGGACTTAACCTTTCCGGCTCCAGCTTTTCCGACGTCAAGTTCGTCCGCGCCAAACTTGCCAACAGCAAGCTCGTCAATTCGATGTTCAGCGGCGGCGAGCACATTGGCGGCACATTCAACAACAATGATTTTTCCGGCACAGACTTCTCAGACGTTGTCTTCTCCAAATGCTCCTTCAACGACTGCGACTTCACTGGTGCGGCTTTTTCCAACTGCAAGTTCCACGAATGTCGCTTCCGTGGCTGTACACTGAGCGGCGCAGCGTTCATCAGCGGCACCATGATCAAAGTCGGATTTTCAGTCTCAGTGCTGTCCGGCGTCACCTTTTTCGAGATCCACGTCACTTCTTCCCGCTTCGATGAGGTGGAGTTCACGAATGCATCTTTCGAATCCGCCGAGTTTCAAGGCGTGGAGTTCAGCGATTCCGTGCTGCTGGGAGCATCACTGACCAGAACCACCTTCCACGCCGTAGACATGCCCGGCTCCACGGTTCACAACTGTCGCATTTTACACTCGGACCTTCCGCACTCACTATTCCTGACCAACCGGGTCCGGCAGTTCTCCACACAGGCATCCAAGGCTGAGAGCGAACCTCTGCCCGACCCCAATATTGCCCCGCCCGGCGCTGCCGGGAAGGTCCTTCGTGCCTGGGCTCGCGAGATGACCTTCTTCCGCCGCGAAGAAAGAATGCAGGCATACAACCGCGCCCGTCTGAGTCGCGCCATCAACGCCTTTGAGCTCAACCAGCAGATATACATTCGCATTCTGCCGTACCTGCTTGGCACCGATGTTTTCGAAAACAAATTCGACATTCAAGGCGTGCCTTCCTGCTCTGTGTGGGGCTACACTCCCGGACTGACCACGCTGGAACTCGCCTCACAATATTTCCCGGAACACAAGCCTAACCGGGCCAAGGCCACGGTCAACATCGTGGCTGTCTACGCCATGGGCAGTCTCGGCTCCGTGGCCCAGACCGCCAAATCGGACATCGATGCATGGGTCTGCTACGACGGCGACCTGACCATGCAGGAAGAGGCGGGACTCAAGCGCAAGCTTGATGCTCTCGGGCTATGGGCAGAGAGTGAATTCGGAATGGAAGCGCACTTCTTCCCCATGCGCATGGACGACGTACGCGCCAATATTTTTTCTTCCGGCGACGAAGAGAGCTCCGGCTCTGCACAGGCGCTGCTGCTCAAGGAGGAATTCTACCGCACAGCCCTGCGCATAGCAGGCAAACACATTGCGTGGTGGGTAACACCTGCCGGAACCGACAAGGCAACCTACGATAAATACATGCAGGCAGCTCGTCGCTATCCTCTCACAGGGCGCCCTCGCCTGGAAGATTTCGGCCACCTCGCGCCGGTTCCGGCCGATGAATATTTCGGTGGTTCACTGTGGCAAATGGTCAAGGCAGTCCACTCGCCCTTCAAGTCGGTGCTCAAACTCGGCCTGCTCGAAACGTATGCCGACCCCAAGACTTCACCCATTCCCTTGTGTGACCGCATCAAGCACAACCTGTTCATGCGCCGTAGAGGGGTAAAGCGGACCGATCCGTACGCCACCCTCTTCTCCACCCTTCGCGGCTACTACGCCAAACGTGGCGACAAAAAAGCTGCAGGCCTTCTCACCGAGTCATTCAAGTTCAAGGCAAACCTCTGCGATATTCCCTTCTTCATGAATCTGCCCGCCCGGCCCGAGGATGCCAGTCTCATTGAAGCGTTGTTCGGCAAGGCATACACCGATCCGGACAAGATCTGCTCCGCAGACACACCGTGGACCTTCGACAAATCACTCAGGATGGGTTCAGCGGTTCGTGAGTACATGGTGAATACCTACCAGCGTATTCAGGGAGCGTTGCGCCAGAACGGCAGCACCGACGCCCTCATCAATGCCGAAGACCTTACCCGCATGGGCCGCCGCATCGGCGCGAACTTCTCCAAGAAGCCCAACAAGATCATGCGAGTACCGTTCATGGACACCAAAGGTGACGGTTTCCCGATTCTTCATCTTTCCGCACAGAAGGCTCCGGGCAAGAAACCCATCTGGATCGCACGAGGCGGCTCCCGCTCCGAAGCAAAGAAGTCAGCCGATTCGCTCCAACTGCTGCACCGCAGCGGCGACGCAGTCATCATGCTCACATGGCTTTTGGCGAACCGCATCTACAATCCGCGCAGCCTGCTGCAGGCGGACCGCACCATCGCGCCCCTTTCCGTGGCAGACCTGCAGAAACTCATGCCCGCCATGTATGAGTTCTTCCCCTTTGACGAAACCTTCGAGCGAGACATCAACGAAGGCTTAGACGCCGAACGCGTGACCCGCGTATTCATGATCTTCAACCTGATCACCGCAACAGAGGCGAAGAAGATTGAGACCGTGTCCTGTGTCTATACGACAAACTGGGGCGAAATGTTCTGCAAGACCTTCCGCAATCCCGGCAAGGAATTCGAAGAATTTCCTTCCAAGTATCTCGCCAAGCATCTCGATCAGCCTGTGATTGATGCACCCCAGATGCTGCTGTTCATCCCCAAGGGATCACAATGCAAGAGGATCAATCTCATATGA
- a CDS encoding antibiotic biosynthesis monooxygenase has product MSLNKPEPPYYAVIFTSTRTEVDTGYAETAARMLALAQTMPGFLGVESVREETGITVSYWESLEAIRAWRLHPEHLKAQKLGRKEWYENFTTRICVVEKQNSFVR; this is encoded by the coding sequence ATGAGTTTGAATAAACCGGAACCGCCGTACTACGCAGTAATCTTCACTTCCACTCGCACTGAAGTCGACACGGGGTACGCTGAAACGGCTGCACGCATGTTGGCCCTTGCCCAGACAATGCCAGGATTTCTCGGTGTGGAATCCGTCAGAGAAGAAACCGGGATCACTGTTTCCTATTGGGAATCACTGGAAGCCATCAGAGCATGGCGGCTCCACCCGGAACATTTGAAGGCTCAGAAACTGGGCCGGAAAGAATGGTATGAGAATTTCACCACCCGAATCTGTGTGGTGGAAAAACAGAACAGCTTCGTTCGCTAA
- a CDS encoding GNAT family N-acetyltransferase, which translates to MRITPYVNQSSDEIIKLITTIQIEEFGVATSAEAQPDLRDIPGFYQQGRGNFWLAYVEDDLAGTIAIKDCGDGVCALRKMFVKSEYRGKQHGVAAALMQTLLEGAKAGGVSEIYLGTVDVYHAAHRFYEKNGFVEVARNDVPDSVPLMDVDVKYYRYRF; encoded by the coding sequence ATGCGCATCACGCCCTACGTAAATCAGTCTTCCGACGAGATCATCAAGCTCATCACCACCATCCAGATCGAAGAGTTCGGCGTTGCCACCTCTGCCGAGGCCCAGCCCGACCTGCGGGATATTCCCGGCTTCTATCAGCAGGGGCGGGGCAATTTCTGGCTCGCCTATGTGGAAGATGATCTGGCTGGCACCATCGCCATCAAGGATTGCGGTGACGGAGTGTGTGCTCTGCGCAAGATGTTCGTGAAGTCGGAATATCGTGGAAAGCAGCACGGCGTTGCTGCCGCTCTGATGCAGACGTTGCTGGAAGGGGCAAAGGCTGGCGGTGTGAGTGAAATCTATCTCGGCACCGTGGACGTCTATCACGCCGCCCATCGTTTCTACGAGAAAAACGGCTTTGTCGAAGTCGCGCGTAATGACGTCCCTGACTCCGTCCCTCTCATGGACGTAGACGTCAAATACTACCGCTATCGTTTTTAG
- a CDS encoding DNA polymerase III subunit delta' has protein sequence MTSNADPLAALIGHEHAVKRLNAIAHDPPQSIVIEGGDADSRVALALYWAMRLNCASGSIPCGQCPACKQIADFAFNDLIMFDGREGLIKVEPVREMRGTWGQPPNGDGHRVTVFAEAQMFMTESANALLKTLEEPRPGNVFVLTAPQRERLLETLVSRSWVVTLAWPDVRQNNPEIDEWTRALVNFWSSGRGWFGRTSAKGAVDKHLAMQVVLGMQRELREALSGNCATPLSNTMRQQHDPKSLRRIGLILDQAQEALNTQVPVNPAMVLDWVATRMF, from the coding sequence ATGACATCGAACGCCGATCCGTTGGCTGCCCTCATAGGGCACGAACACGCGGTCAAACGCCTCAATGCCATCGCCCATGATCCTCCGCAATCCATAGTTATCGAAGGGGGCGATGCGGATAGCCGCGTCGCCCTCGCCCTGTATTGGGCCATGCGTCTTAACTGCGCCTCCGGTTCCATTCCGTGTGGCCAGTGTCCGGCGTGTAAGCAGATCGCGGATTTCGCATTTAATGACCTGATTATGTTTGATGGTCGCGAAGGGTTGATCAAGGTGGAACCTGTCCGTGAGATGCGTGGCACTTGGGGCCAGCCGCCCAACGGCGACGGCCACCGCGTGACCGTGTTTGCCGAGGCCCAGATGTTCATGACCGAGTCGGCCAACGCACTGCTCAAGACGCTGGAAGAACCGCGTCCCGGTAATGTGTTCGTGCTGACTGCACCACAGCGGGAGCGATTGCTTGAGACGCTGGTATCCCGTTCGTGGGTCGTGACTTTAGCGTGGCCCGATGTTCGGCAAAACAATCCCGAGATCGATGAATGGACTCGTGCGCTGGTCAATTTCTGGTCCAGCGGCCGCGGCTGGTTTGGCCGCACCTCGGCAAAAGGGGCGGTGGACAAGCACCTCGCCATGCAGGTGGTGCTGGGCATGCAGCGTGAACTGCGCGAAGCCCTGTCCGGTAACTGCGCTACGCCGCTCTCCAATACCATGCGTCAGCAGCATGATCCTAAGTCTCTGCGTCGCATCGGGCTCATTCTCGATCAGGCCCAGGAAGCCCTCAACACACAGGTCCCGGTGAACCCGGCCATGGTGCTCGACTGGGTCGCCACAAGGATGTTCTAG
- a CDS encoding adenylosuccinate synthase, with protein sequence MANIVVFGSQWGDEGKGKIVDMLAEDSKAIVRFQGGNNAGHTLVVDGEECILHLIPSGVLHEGKQCLIGNGVVLDPFVFCEELDKLDAKGLDVSAARMMISKKTHIIMPYHRLMDSAREAAKSDDGKIGTTGRGIGPCYEDKMNRCGIRAGDFTDTDLLKSKIAKALEEKNVLFQHLYGAEPMDVDAVFNEVLPVAERLVPYLGDVSSAIQEANGSVLFEGAQGTHLDIDHGTYPFVTSSNTVTANAAGGAGCSPRDLDRIIAIVKAYTTRVGSGPFATELFDADGDYLQKQGHEFGATTGRKRRCGWLDLVVLKESVRLNGPTELAITKLDVLSGLKEIKLCTSYEYKGEQIAYPPQEQNGMAYVTPVYETMPGWDDDITGARSWDELPENAVNYLRRIEEITGVKIGIVSVGPDRVQTF encoded by the coding sequence ATGGCCAATATTGTGGTTTTCGGCTCTCAGTGGGGAGACGAAGGCAAAGGCAAAATCGTCGACATGCTGGCAGAGGACTCTAAGGCTATCGTCCGTTTTCAGGGCGGTAACAACGCTGGTCACACTCTGGTAGTGGACGGCGAAGAGTGCATCCTGCATCTCATTCCCTCCGGTGTTCTTCACGAAGGCAAGCAGTGCCTCATCGGTAACGGTGTGGTTCTGGACCCGTTCGTTTTCTGTGAAGAGCTGGACAAGCTGGACGCCAAGGGACTCGATGTCTCCGCGGCCCGTATGATGATCAGCAAGAAGACTCACATCATCATGCCTTACCACCGGCTCATGGATTCGGCCCGTGAGGCCGCCAAGTCCGATGACGGTAAGATCGGTACCACCGGTCGCGGCATCGGCCCCTGCTACGAAGACAAGATGAATCGCTGCGGTATCCGCGCCGGTGACTTCACCGACACCGATCTGCTTAAGTCTAAGATCGCCAAGGCTTTGGAAGAGAAGAACGTTCTGTTCCAGCACCTGTACGGTGCAGAGCCCATGGATGTCGACGCTGTCTTCAACGAAGTTCTGCCCGTGGCTGAGCGCCTCGTCCCGTATCTGGGCGACGTGTCCTCCGCCATTCAGGAAGCGAACGGCTCCGTCCTGTTCGAGGGCGCGCAGGGTACCCATCTGGATATCGATCACGGCACCTACCCGTTCGTGACCTCCTCCAATACCGTCACCGCCAATGCTGCTGGTGGCGCTGGTTGTTCCCCTCGTGACCTCGATCGCATCATCGCCATCGTCAAGGCCTACACCACCCGTGTTGGTTCCGGCCCGTTCGCAACTGAACTGTTCGACGCTGACGGCGATTACCTGCAGAAGCAGGGCCACGAGTTCGGCGCAACCACCGGCCGCAAGCGCCGCTGCGGTTGGCTGGATCTGGTGGTGCTCAAGGAGTCCGTCCGTTTGAATGGTCCCACCGAGCTCGCCATCACCAAGCTGGACGTGCTGTCCGGCCTCAAGGAAATCAAGCTCTGTACTTCCTACGAATACAAGGGTGAGCAGATCGCCTACCCGCCGCAGGAGCAGAACGGCATGGCTTACGTCACGCCGGTTTACGAGACCATGCCCGGTTGGGATGACGACATCACTGGTGCTCGTTCCTGGGATGAACTGCCCGAGAACGCGGTTAACTACCTGCGTCGTATCGAAGAGATTACCGGCGTGAAGATCGGCATCGTTTCTGTCGGTCCGGACCGAGTTCAGACATTCTAA